In one Brassica oleracea var. oleracea cultivar TO1000 chromosome C9, BOL, whole genome shotgun sequence genomic region, the following are encoded:
- the LOC106317478 gene encoding basic leucine zipper 43-like — protein sequence MIRHLKPNMESSPHRSHHCFDILEGMPPQNDNFNSTFLQNPNFHVHLQSISPDLSTRSNNNRSDHLDPNGEPFCHREGLDPDERRARRVVSNRESARRSRMRKKKQIEELQQQVEQLMVLNHNLSEKVINLLESNHQIIQENSHLKEKVSSFHLLMAEMLIPMRNVDGSINERDVNHLRGETSNRTNTFFGR from the coding sequence ATGATAAGACATCTAAAACCTAACATGGAGTCTAGCCCCCATCGCTCTCATCATTGTTTCGACATCCTTGAAGGAATGCCACCACAGAACGATAATTTCAACTCGACATTTCTACAAAACCCTAACTTCCATGTCCATTTACAGTCCATATCACCAGACTTGTCGACCCGCAGCAACAACAACCGCTCTGATCACTTAGACCCAAATGGAGAACCCTTTTGCCACAGAGAGGGTCTTGATCCAGACGAAAGAAGGGCAAGAAGAGTGGTCTCTAACCGAGAATCTGCAAGAAGGTCTCGTATGCGGAAGAAGAAGCAGATAGAAGAGCTGCAGCAACAAGTGGAGCAGCTCATGGTTTTGAATCATAACTTGTCTGAGAAAGTCATTAATTTGTTGGAAAGTAACCACCAGATCATACAAGAGAACTCACACCTGAAGGAGAAAGTCAGTTCCTTTCACTTGCTCATGGCAGAAATGCTAATACCTATGAGAAATGTAGACGGCAGCATCAATGAGCGCGACGTGAATCATCTCAGAGGAGAAACTTCGAACCGGACCAACACTTTCTTTGGCAGGTAA
- the LOC106316137 gene encoding dof zinc finger protein DOF5.4-like, translated as MQDIHDYSMTGEGGDRRMRVHQNNILNHHQSLKCPRCNSLNTKFCYYNNYNHSQPRHFCKNCRRYWTKGGVLRNVPVGGGCRKAKRSKSKQPPSSSSTSTADKPTAQDGEEKPSSSESSSLPASTSTATAATAAAAKGVMGADMHNLKLYGNGIEWSTLLGQGSSDGGVFSEMGGFTAASSIATTPFGFGGNTVQQQFEDRTAQVDPTMEFEPLDWGSSGADQTLFDLTSTADNAYWSHQDQTDLYLPQF; from the coding sequence ATGCAAGATATTCATGATTACTCGATGACCGGAGAAGGCGGAGATCGGAGGATGAGAGTGCATCAGAACAATATCCTTAACCATCACCAATCTCTCAAGTGTCCTCGTTGCAACTCTCTCAACACAAAGTTCTGTTACTACAACAACTACAATCACTCTCAGCCTCGACACTTTTGCAAAAACTGCCGTCGTTACTGGACCAAAGGCGGCGTCCTCCGTAACGTTCCCGTCGGAGGTGGTTGCCGTAAAGCCAAACGTTCCAAGTCTAAGCAGCCTCCGTCATCATCGTCAACTTCCACCGCCGACAAACCAACGGCACAAGACGGGGAGGAGAAACCAAGCAGCAGCGAGAGCTCTTCTCTCCCCGCCTCTACCTCCACGGCTACAGCCGCCACCGCCGCTGCAGCAAAAGGCGTTATGGGCGCTGATATGCATAATCTTAAACTCTACGGAAACGGGATAGAATGGTCTACGTTGCTCGGACAAGGTTCATCTGACGGTGGAGTTTTCTCGGAGATGGGTGGTTTTACCGCGGCTTCGTCGATTGCTACGACACCGTTTGGATTCGGAGGTAATACTGTACAGCAGCAGTTTGAGGATCGAACGGCTCAGGTTGATCCCACTATGGAATTTGAACCGTTGGATTGGGGAAGTAGTGGAGCTGATCAAACACTCTTTGATCTAACCAGTACCGCTGATAATGCATACTGGAGTCACCAAGATCAGACAGATCTTTACCTTCCTCAATTCTGA
- the LOC106316129 gene encoding protein BREAKING OF ASYMMETRY IN THE STOMATAL LINEAGE-like isoform X1 yields the protein MASQWTIPKLVTWRVKDWASCFLACKIPIDVEEDGVTNNSNTTNNNTLMFKRTKRKIKKKRSERKLSLSPPGTRHHHHLRGSSSVSPTSSSHNRRLSLLQPPASEEPGFIVFCFDREDGGFDVVKEGKEERKEVELSSEKSPRTVHRKLIYEDQGVGKGEKNNSLEIKGSEQYHQADKTTCQETENVSCGVHDPKKEEEEDIDASDKSSGSTHSDEGRGSFAFPILGVEWMGSPVLMPTPDDLSPKKQKPIALGFQCCRF from the exons ATGGCTTCACAATGGACAATACCAAAACTTGTTACATGGAGAGTCAAAGATTGGGCCTCCTGTTTCTTGGCTTGCAAGATTCCTATAG ACGTAGAGGAGGATGGAGTTACTAACAACAGTAACACAACGAACAACAACACTCTAATGTTCAAGAGGACAAAGAGGAAGATTAAGAAGAAGAGGTCAGAGAGGAAGCTCAGTCTAAGCCCACCGGGGACACGTCATCATCATCATCTAAGAGGCAGCAGCAGCGTTTCTCCGACATCGTCGTCTCATAACCGGAGGTTGAGCTTGCTGCAGCCACCGGCCTCAGAAGAACCTGGCTTCATAGTCTTCTGCTTCGACCGTGAAGATGGAGGTTTCGACGTTGTGAAAGAAGGGAAAGAAGAAAGGAAAGAGGTGGAATTGTCATCTGAAAAGTCACCGAGAACGGTACATCGTAAG CTTATTTATGAAGACCAAGGGGTAGGAAAAGGAGAGAAGAATAACTCTCTGGAGATTAAAGGGTCAGAACAATATCATCAGGCCGATAAGACTACATGCCAAGAAACTGAAAATGTCTCTTGTGGTGTTCATGATCCG AAGAAGGAGGAAGAAGAAGATATTGATGCATCTGATAAATCTAGCGGGTCTACTCACTCAGATGAAGGAAGGGGATCGTTTGCATTTCCCAT ATTGGGAGTTGAGTGGATGGGGAGCCCTGTCCTGATGCCTACACCAGATGACTTGTCTCCTAAGAAACAAAAACCGATAGCTTTAGGGTTCCAATGCTGTAGATTCTAA
- the LOC106316129 gene encoding protein BREAKING OF ASYMMETRY IN THE STOMATAL LINEAGE-like isoform X2: protein MASQWTIPKLVTWRVKDWASCFLACKIPIDVEEDGVTNNSNTTNNNTLMFKRTKRKIKKKRSERKLSLSPPGTRHHHHLRGSSSVSPTSSSHNRRLSLLQPPASEEPGFIVFCFDREDGGFDVVKEGKEERKEVELSSEKSPRTVHRKLIYEDQGVGKGEKNNSLEIKGSEQYHQADKTTCQETENVSCGVHDPKEEEEDIDASDKSSGSTHSDEGRGSFAFPILGVEWMGSPVLMPTPDDLSPKKQKPIALGFQCCRF from the exons ATGGCTTCACAATGGACAATACCAAAACTTGTTACATGGAGAGTCAAAGATTGGGCCTCCTGTTTCTTGGCTTGCAAGATTCCTATAG ACGTAGAGGAGGATGGAGTTACTAACAACAGTAACACAACGAACAACAACACTCTAATGTTCAAGAGGACAAAGAGGAAGATTAAGAAGAAGAGGTCAGAGAGGAAGCTCAGTCTAAGCCCACCGGGGACACGTCATCATCATCATCTAAGAGGCAGCAGCAGCGTTTCTCCGACATCGTCGTCTCATAACCGGAGGTTGAGCTTGCTGCAGCCACCGGCCTCAGAAGAACCTGGCTTCATAGTCTTCTGCTTCGACCGTGAAGATGGAGGTTTCGACGTTGTGAAAGAAGGGAAAGAAGAAAGGAAAGAGGTGGAATTGTCATCTGAAAAGTCACCGAGAACGGTACATCGTAAG CTTATTTATGAAGACCAAGGGGTAGGAAAAGGAGAGAAGAATAACTCTCTGGAGATTAAAGGGTCAGAACAATATCATCAGGCCGATAAGACTACATGCCAAGAAACTGAAAATGTCTCTTGTGGTGTTCATGATCCG AAGGAGGAAGAAGAAGATATTGATGCATCTGATAAATCTAGCGGGTCTACTCACTCAGATGAAGGAAGGGGATCGTTTGCATTTCCCAT ATTGGGAGTTGAGTGGATGGGGAGCCCTGTCCTGATGCCTACACCAGATGACTTGTCTCCTAAGAAACAAAAACCGATAGCTTTAGGGTTCCAATGCTGTAGATTCTAA
- the LOC106316820 gene encoding transcription factor MYB34-like, which produces MVRTPCCKEEGIKKGAWTPEEDQKLIAYIQRHGEGGWRTLPEKAGLKRCGKSCRLRWANYLRPDIKRGEFTTEEDDTIIKLHALKGNKWAAIATYLAGRTDNEIKNYWNTNLKKRLKQKGIDPTTHKPINSTDQTGIGPKNLKRSSSGSARVLNRVASKYAVDLNRDLVTGIIIGNSTIITQNSEVENSTTILLNKMSTSSGFSDNCSFSDGFPEFFSNQEISDMSMSDDHVGLMEELKGMLSYDNAVPGEIKGSPEANIADEMEFLDSWNVEDDLDLEKFVSSLDSSIGVFV; this is translated from the exons ATGGTGAGAACACCATGTTGCAAAGAAGAAGGAATAAAGAAAGGAGCCTGGACTCCTGAAGAAGATCAAAAGCTTATTGCTTATATTCAACGACATGGTGAAGGTGGATGGCGTACTCTCCCGGAAAAAGCTG GATTGAAGAGATGTGGGAAGAGTTGTAGACTTAGATGGGCTAATTATCTAAGACCCGATATCAAGAGAGGAGAGTTTACTACTGAAGAAGACGACACTATTATCAAACTTCATGCTCTTAAGGGTAACAA GTGGGCCGCAATAGCAACTTATTTGGCTGGACGAACTGACAACGAGATTAAAAATTATTGGAACACAAATCTTAAAAAGCGTTTAAAGCAAAAAGGTATCGATCCAACCACTCACAAACCGATCAATTCAACCGATCAAACCGGTATCGGACCAAAAAACCTTAAGCGCAGTTCTTCCGGTTCAGCACGGGTTCTTAACCGCGTCGCAAGCAAATACGCGGTCGACTTAAATCGGGATCTTGTAACCGGAATCATCATAGGAAACTCCACAATCATCACACAAAACTCCGAGGTTGAGAACTCGACCACCATACTGCTCAACAAAATGTCGACATCTTCGGGTTTCTCCGACAACTGTTCTTTCTCTGATGGTTTCCCCGAGTTCTTTAGCAACCAAGAGATCTCCGACATGTCTATGAGTGACGATCATGTTGGCCTTATGGAAGAGTTAAAGGGTATGTTAAGCTACGACAATGCCGTCCCCGGAGAGATTAAGGGTTCGCCGGAGGCTAATATAGCTGATGAAATGGAGTTTCTTGATTCTTGGAACGTAGAAGACGATCTGGACTTGGAGAAGTTTGTGAGTTCGTTGGATTCCAGCATTGGTGTCTTTGTTTGA